The following coding sequences are from one Streptomyces dengpaensis window:
- a CDS encoding ATP-binding protein, translating into MGVLLAWEVIGLIDTEGDCAEWTFPAEPGAVRTARAVVRGQLRTWELDCLGDIAALLVSELVTNSLRHATGPIGVRLVRPAGLPGALLVEVSDPLPDPPRERATDADDESGRGLQLVASSSRRWGTRPGGTGKTVWFELAVPG; encoded by the coding sequence ATGGGTGTGCTCTTGGCCTGGGAAGTGATCGGCTTGATCGACACCGAAGGCGATTGCGCCGAGTGGACCTTTCCCGCGGAACCAGGTGCCGTCCGTACCGCCCGTGCCGTCGTTCGGGGTCAGCTGCGCACCTGGGAACTGGACTGCCTCGGCGATATCGCCGCACTGCTGGTCAGCGAGCTGGTGACGAACTCCCTGCGGCACGCCACGGGCCCCATCGGCGTACGGCTCGTACGCCCTGCCGGGCTGCCGGGCGCCCTGCTGGTGGAGGTCTCCGACCCGCTGCCGGACCCGCCCCGCGAGCGGGCCACCGACGCCGACGACGAGAGCGGCCGCGGACTCCAGCTCGTGGCCAGCTCCTCGCGCCGCTGGGGCACCCGCCCCGGAGGCACCGGGAAGACGGTCTGGTTCGAGCTGGCGGTGCCCGGCTGA
- a CDS encoding (deoxy)nucleoside triphosphate pyrophosphohydrolase: MTERIVVVGAALLSGGRLLAARRSAPPELAGRWELPGGKVEPGETPEHALVRELREELGVEAEPVERVPGEWPLTAPYVLRVWIARLLPGSGEPKPLEDHDELRWLAPDEVEDVAWLDHDVPAVKAALTAWGAGG, translated from the coding sequence ATGACGGAACGGATCGTGGTGGTGGGAGCCGCCCTGCTGAGCGGCGGTCGCCTGCTCGCCGCCCGCCGCAGCGCGCCTCCCGAGCTGGCCGGGCGCTGGGAGTTGCCGGGCGGCAAGGTCGAACCGGGCGAGACTCCCGAGCACGCCCTCGTACGGGAGCTGCGCGAAGAACTCGGCGTCGAGGCGGAGCCGGTCGAGCGTGTCCCGGGGGAGTGGCCCCTCACGGCGCCGTACGTCCTGCGGGTGTGGATCGCACGGCTGCTCCCTGGCTCGGGCGAACCCAAGCCCCTCGAAGATCACGACGAGTTGCGCTGGCTCGCTCCGGACGAGGTCGAGGACGTGGCCTGGCTGGACCACGACGTTCCCGCGGTGAAGGCCGCGCTGACGGCGTGGGGCGCGGGCGGCTAG
- a CDS encoding SPOR domain-containing protein, with translation MNDGTITLPWLVIRQDDNGNRYRVGRYATRAEAQKIADSLDDRRHKQLYWVELIGQNGTK, from the coding sequence ATGAACGACGGCACGATCACTCTTCCCTGGCTCGTCATACGGCAGGACGACAACGGCAATCGCTACCGCGTGGGCAGGTACGCGACCCGCGCCGAGGCCCAGAAGATCGCCGACAGCCTCGACGACCGCCGGCACAAGCAGCTCTACTGGGTCGAGCTCATCGGGCAGAACGGAACCAAGTGA
- a CDS encoding GntR family transcriptional regulator, whose product MTFGEQPAYLRVAGDLRKKIVDGSLPPHTRLPSQARIREEYGVSDTVALEARKVLMAEGLVEGRSGSGTYVRERPVPRRVARSGYRPDSGATPFRQEQADVSVRGTWESHSRQVEASGAIAERLSIKPGDRVMCTNYVYRDGGDAVMLSTSWEPLAVTGRTPVMLPEEGPLGGMGVVERMAAIDVIVDNVTEEVGARPGLAEELLALGGVPGHVVLVIQRTFYASGRPVETADVVVPADRYRIAYHLPVK is encoded by the coding sequence GTGACATTCGGTGAGCAGCCGGCCTACCTGCGTGTCGCGGGTGATCTCCGCAAGAAGATCGTCGACGGTTCGCTGCCACCGCACACCCGCCTCCCGTCACAGGCCAGGATCCGCGAGGAGTACGGCGTCTCGGACACGGTCGCCCTGGAGGCGCGCAAGGTGCTGATGGCCGAGGGGCTCGTCGAGGGCCGCTCCGGTTCGGGCACGTACGTGCGGGAGCGGCCGGTCCCGCGCCGGGTGGCCCGCTCCGGGTACCGGCCGGACAGCGGCGCGACCCCGTTCCGCCAGGAGCAGGCCGACGTGTCCGTGCGCGGCACCTGGGAGTCCCACAGCCGCCAGGTCGAGGCCAGCGGCGCCATCGCCGAGCGCCTGTCCATCAAGCCCGGCGACCGCGTGATGTGCACGAACTACGTCTACCGGGACGGCGGCGACGCGGTGATGCTCTCCACGTCCTGGGAACCCCTCGCCGTCACGGGCCGTACGCCGGTGATGCTCCCCGAGGAGGGTCCGCTCGGCGGCATGGGCGTCGTCGAACGCATGGCGGCCATCGACGTGATCGTGGACAACGTCACGGAGGAGGTGGGAGCGCGCCCAGGTCTCGCCGAGGAACTCCTCGCGCTGGGCGGCGTACCCGGGCATGTCGTCCTCGTCATCCAGCGGACCTTCTACGCCTCGGGGCGCCCGGTCGAGACGGCCGACGTGGTCGTCCCGGCGGACCGGTACCGCATCGCGTATCACCTGCCGGTGAAGTAG